ttcttcttcatcttcttcatcatcatcgtcgtcgtcgtcgtcatCATCCACATCCTCTTCttattcaaatattagtgatccCACCTATTCTCGGTCTTCATTGAAGGATAGATCTTTCTCCAATGAATTCTTGTTGTCCTGCGCAAGAGAAAACCCTCACATAACCGTCCTCGATCCAAATAAGCATAGTGTCACAAAGCCTAAACCCAACAAATATCCAGTGAAAACATCACCACCACCATCAAAATTAGTTCAAGGCCCAATAAAACAATACATTGCTAGTGCAAAGCAATCACTTCCATCAAAGCACGGGCGTTCTAACTCACCACCAATGCTAGCCAATCGGAAGAGCATGAAGACAGAGCTTAGCTCGGCGATCCCTCCCCCAAGTAGAAAATTGAGCTCTCCATCCACTCATTGGAGATCGACAAATGCGACAATTGAAAGGCAGAGGCATGAGGTTGGAATGTCAGGTAATGCTTTCCATTTTCAACCGGctgcaaggaaggagaagcttcTGCCTTCGGGTCCTTGCAACTTATCAAGCAGGCAAATTTCGAGTgcagagaagaagagggagactTACATGGACCAGATCCACCACACCAAATGTGAAGTGGGTGAGAATGGAAGCAGGGTAGTGTTTTCTGAACACAGCTCCAGGATTCCTCTCATGGAGGACCTAAACAATCCCCTCATATCTATGGATtgctttatttttatttgataggaAGTGTTTGACTGCTTGTGAGTACTAGTTTGCTTCTTAGTGTTCATATAAATCACTGCCAACCAAAATATGTGCATATAGGATTTGTCATGTTGTTGAGAAAAAGAAATTTGTAACATTCTGCACTTTATCTTGCACAAGTCTGAGTGACTTCTGTGATGATGCTATGCAACAAAGTGTTACAACAAAAGTTTGCTAAGATGGAACTAGCACTTTGCATATTCTTATGCTAAAGAATGACATTAGAAAAACTTGTAATAGATCTGTCTAGTCACACATGTTTCACTCAATTCATGTTATTTTCTAAATTGGAAAACTGAGCTTAA
Above is a genomic segment from Elaeis guineensis isolate ETL-2024a chromosome 1, EG11, whole genome shotgun sequence containing:
- the LOC140855589 gene encoding uncharacterized protein, with translation MGTGKSHLLHFPLDQPPCHLCSTLSTREKPMGTCVSKCCSNPSPPFDSSPPQDKLVISQSVSTPTNPLSIGLSKVQTIPSSSSSSSSSSSSSSSSSTSSSYSNISDPTYSRSSLKDRSFSNEFLLSCARENPHITVLDPNKHSVTKPKPNKYPVKTSPPPSKLVQGPIKQYIASAKQSLPSKHGRSNSPPMLANRKSMKTELSSAIPPPSRKLSSPSTHWRSTNATIERQRHEVGMSGNAFHFQPAARKEKLLPSGPCNLSSRQISSAEKKRETYMDQIHHTKCEVGENGSRVVFSEHSSRIPLMEDLNNPLISMDCFIFI